From the genome of Pseudomonas hamedanensis:
GGGTTGAGCGATGCCCGTCAGGTTGAAGAGCAGGGCGCCAGTCTGCCCGCGGAAATTCGTTTGTACGTGGCCGGTGCGGTGGCCTTTGCCACCGGCGATCATCAAATGGCAGCCGACTACTTCAACAAGGTCTTGGCATTGCCGGCGGACCAGCGTCCATTGCGCAGCACCTGGGCGGCCTATTCTTTGGGGCGTCTCGCCTTCGCCACGAGCAGTGCGGCGCAGAACCGCATCGAGGCGCTGGAGCAGGCGCGGGATGCCTTTCGCCAGACCCGCCAGTTGAGCATCGACGGCTTCAGCGATCCGCTCGAACTGGGTGTCGCCAGCCTGGGCGAGGAGGCGCGGGTGTTGCGCACCGCTGGCGACTGGAGCGGCGCCATCCAATTGTATGAAGCGCAGAACCTGCACGGTTCCGCCGTCGGCTATACCTCGCTCAAACAGGTGATGAACGAACTGGCCGAGTTGCCCGAAGCGCAGCTGGCACGGTTGCTGGAGCACAAAGCAGTGCAGCAACTGGTCACCGCGTCGCTGGTCAGCCGCCAGGGCTGGTCGTTTGGCGATGAGCCACCGAACCAGAAAAAACTGGTGAAGCTACTGCAGGACAGCACCCGTGGCAGCCTCGAAAACGCCGATCGGCTGGCCGCGATGAGTTATCAACAAGGCGACTACGCCGGTGCCAAGGCCTTTCTGGAAAACGCCGGCGACGGCGGGCTGGCCTGGTGGCTGCGGGCCAAACTGGCGGTGCGTGACGGCGACAGGAACGCGGCAGCTGCCGCCTATGCCAAAGCCGCGCAGGCCTTCCCGCAGAACGAAGACTGGGGCTACCGGCGTACGCCGGACTGGGCGTTTGAAACCGTGCAGCCCAAGTGCCGGGTCGAGGGCGAAAGCGCGATTCTCGCGTTGCAGCGCGGCGAATACCTGCAAGCTTTCGTGCAGTTGTACCGCAGCAACAGCGTTTATTGGTTCGATGCCGCAACCGTCGCCGAACGGGTGCTGACGGTTGCCGAGCTCAAGCAGTACGTCGACGAAAACGTTCCCGCACCGCCAGCATTGACCCAGCAAGAACGCGACAACTACGTGCCGCTACCGGTCGCTGCCAGCCTGCGCAACTTGCTCGGCCGGCGATTGCTGCGCGAGGGCCGCTACGCGGAAGCTGTGGCTTATTTCGACAATCGCGACCTGCAAAAAAAAGCGCAGATCTACGGTGAACAACGGCTGAAGGCTGACGCCGCGTGGTGGCCGACCAAACGCGCCAGTGCGTTGTACAACGCCGCCTGGACGGCACGTGAATGGGGCATGGATATTCTCGGTTACGAGATGGCGCCCGACTACGCCACATTCGGCGGCAACTACGCGCTGGAGAGCGCCGAGCTGCAAGTCGGTCCGCTGGTGAGCGAGGCCGAAGTACAGCGTCAGGTCGCCAGTGCAGCGAAACCGGATCAGCGCTACCACTACCGTTTCGTCGCCACTGCGCTGGCGGCACGCGCTGCTGATAACTTGCCGCACACCAGCCAGGCGTTTGCCGCTGTGCTGTGTAATGCGGCCGGCTGGAACAGCAGCCTGGAAGATCAGAGCGCGCTGTATCAGCGTTATGTGAAAGAAGGTCCGTTCGTACCGTGGGCGGTGGATTTTGGCAACCAGTGCCCGTACCCGGATTTTGAAAACGCCGATAAACGTTACGTCACCCAGGTCACCGATGCCGTGCGCGCCACGTTGCGCCCTTACAAGTGGCCAGTGCAGGTTGGGGCGATTGTACTGGTCACGGCCGCCGCGTTACTGCTGATTACCCGTCGCCAACGCAAGGCCCGCCGGGACTAAGCCTGCTGGACGAAGGCCAGGCGCACGGCGAAACCGATCAGCAGGCTGCCGAACAGCCATTGTTGGACGCGTTGCGCCGTTGGATTGTGTTGCAACCAACGGCCCAGCGCGGCGCCGGCGAGGGCGTAGGCACTGTCGAACAGCAGGCCGACGCCGACCAGCAGCAGACCGAGCCCGGCAAATTGGCTGAGCACGGAGGCGCCGTCATTGACGATGAATTGCGGCAGCAGCACCGAGCAGAACAACAGTGCCTTGGGGTTGAGCAGGTTGGTCAGCAATCCCCGACGGATCGCTTCGCGCCATTGGCCGTGGGTATCGCCAGCCTTGTCAGTATTAAGGCTCGGCAGCAATGTGCTGCGCAGGCACTGGATGCCGAGCCAGAGCAGATACGCCGCCCCCGCCAAGCGCACCACCTCGAATGTCCATGGCGCCGCTTTGAACAGTGCCGCCATGCCCAGCGCTGCCAGCGCCACATGACAAGCTCGGGCGACAGCAAGGCCGACCGCGGTGGCCAACGCCGCGCCGCGTCCCTGGCGCGCACCGGTTTGCAGCAGCAGGATCATGTCCGGGCCGGGCAATAGAAAGACCACGGCCAATGCCAGGAAAAACAGCCAGAGATTCGCCATGTCGCAGCCCTTTCGTTGTCGATTCGGTCCGCCAAGTCTAGGGCTGAAGGGTGGGGCAGGTGCTTGCGTAGTCAGCTTCAAATCCACGTTGGATTGGCATAGTCTGCCGCTCTACGTGCAGCAACTATCGGAATCTGCCAAACATGAAACTTGATGCCTTCGACCGCAAGATTCTCGCGGCCCTGCAACGCAACGGTCGTCTGAGCAACATCGAGCTGGCCGACGAAATCGGTTTGTCCGCTTCGCCGTGCCTGCGTCGGGTGCGGATACTGGAAGAGGCCGGGGTGATTCGTGGTTATCAGGCCAATCTCGATCGCGACGAAGTCGGGCTGGGCCTGACGGTATTTGTTGGGGTCAAGGTCGAGCGCCACAACGATCAACAGGCGGAGGCGTTTTATGCAGCGGTGACGGCACTGCCGGAAGTGATTTCCGCGTTTCTGGTATCCGGTGAATCGGATTTTCTCTTGCAAGTGGTGGTGCCGGATCTGCGCGCTTATGACCGGTTTCTCAGCGGCTGTCTGCTGAAACTGCCGGGGGTGAGCGACATTCGCAGTAACTTTGCGATTCACACGGTGAAGGCGCCGGGGCCGTTGCCGTTGGGGCATCTGCCGCTGTGAACCGGGGCGCATTCGAGCGCATTTCTCCTGAAGGAATACGCTCGAATGTGGGAGCGAGCCTGCTCGCGAAAGCGCCGGTTCAGCCAATAAAATTGGCGAAACCTACATCTGCGTCGCCATCCCCTCGACATTCATCGCCGCCTGGCGCAACGCCTCGGAGCGGGTCGGATGTGGATGGCACGTCAGGGCGATGTCTTCGGCCGATGCACTAAACTCCATCGCCACACAAAACTCGCCAATCATTTCACTGACACTCGGGCCGACCAGGTGCACGCCGAGCACTTCGTCAGTGCGCTCGTCAGCCAGGACTTTGGCAAAGCCCTCGGTCTCATGGTTGATTTTTGCCCGGCTGTTGGCAGTGAACGGAAACTTGCCGACCTTGTAGGCGCGTCCTTCGGCCTTGAGCTGTTCTTCGGTCTTGCCGACGCTGGCCAGTTCCGGTTTGGTGTAGATCACGTTGGGGATCAGCGTGTAATTGACCTCGCCGGCCTTGCCGTGAATCTGCTCGACGCAGGCCATCGCCTCGTCTTCGGCCTTGTGCGCGAGCATCGGCCCGGAGGTCACGTCGCCGATGACCCAGACGCCCGGGGCTTCGGTGCGGTGTTGTTGGTTGGCGAGCATGCCGCGCTTGTCGGTGCTCAGTCCGACGTTTTCCAGGCCCAGCCCTTGGGTGTAAGGACGCCGACCGATGGCCACCAGCACGTAGTCGGCTTCGAGCAACTCAGCGCTACCGCCTGCTGCTGGCTCAACACTGAGCTGTACGCCAGTGGCTGACGTCGTCGCGCCGGTAACCTTCGCACTCAACTTGAACGCGATGCCCTGTTTGCTCAACTCGCGCTGCAAGGTTTTTCCGGCTTCGCCGTCGACGCCGGGGCAGATCCGGTCAAGGTATTCGATCACTGTCACCTGCGCGCCCAGACGACGCCATACTGAGCCCAGTTCGAGGCCGATGACCCCGGCGCCAATCACCACCAGATGTTTCGGCACCTCGCTCAGGGACAACGCGCCGGTGGAGTCCAGAATACGTTGGTTGTCGATCTCGACGCCCGGCAGGGGAGTGGGTTCGGAGCCGGTGGCGATGATGATGTCTTTGGCGGTCAGCCCGATTTTGCCGCCCTGATCATCGGTGACCGTGACCTTGCCCGGTCCGTCGATGTGGCCCCAGCCCTTGATCCAGTCGACTTTGTTTTTGCGAAAAAGGAATTCGATGCCTTTGGTCAGACCGGTCACGCTCTGGTCTTTTTGTTTCATCATTTGCGCAAGGTTCAGCGTCGGTTTGACCTCGATGCCGAGGTTGGCAAACTCCGCGCCCATTGCCGCGTCGTACAGCTCAGAAGCATGCAGCAAGGCTTTGGATGGCATGCAACCGACGTTCAGGCAGGTGCCGCCCAAGGTCGCACGGCCTTCGACACACGCGGCCTTGAGGCCAAGCTGTCCTGCACGGATAGCGGCGTTATAGCCGCCGGGGCCACCGCCGAGAATCACTACGTCATAGTTGCTCATGCGCCTTGCTCCTGATTGAGGGATGCGGATCGCTACACGTGGTTGGCCAAGATTACGGACGTAATATGTTGCTTTCGAGAGCTTTCGGTCAAGGCTTCAGCCAAGCGACAGGTGCCAGCCTTTTAATAAACCTGATTGTGTACGAATATTTCACGTTTTTCGTTATATCGTAACGCTATGAATGGCGAGCCAAAGAGTTTGGGGTGATATGCAAGTCGATCTGCAGGTTGATGGCACGTCAGTCAGCGCATTGCCGCGCTTTCAGCAGGCGGCGATGCAGGGGCGACGATTGCGCAGGCTGGCCTTCGGTCTCGGCACACTGGCCGGTGGTTCATGGGCACTGGCATTGTTGGTTGCGCTGTTTGCAGCGCAATCGCTGTGGATCCCGTGGCTGGTTAATCAGGGGGCGGCGCTATGGCTGCTGGTCGCCGGGCTGCAATCGGCCTGGCGGGTGACGCAATGGCGCGCGCGGGTGATTACGCCCGTGGAGGCGCCGCCTTCGCAGGATGAGCCCGTGCCGCCTGAGGGTTGGTATGAGCGGCTGCTGGACCGGCTGAGTCAGCGCGGTGCCCAGGCGCTCGACCAAATCGGCCCGGCGACGCTGTGGCTGGGTGGATGGGCGGTGCTGGTGTTGCTCGGCATCGAACAGGTCTGGGATCTGACGTTGCCGAGCGCAGCGTTGGGTGTGTCTGCTTCTGTCGGCGCGGCATTGGCGTTGTCGCTGGCGTTCGGCCTGTTGGTCGTGGAGCGGCAACTGGCTCAGGAGCACCCGGCGCAATGGCCTGAGGCGGCAGCGCTTGCCCGGTTGGTCCGGGTGCCGATTATCAGTTTGGTGCTGGGCGGGCTGTGCTTGTTGTTTGCCAGCGAGGGCGCGATATGGCCGGTGCGCCTGGCCGTGTTGATCGGCCTCTTGCCAAGCCTGGTCGCGATCGAGCTGCTGCTGCGCGCGGTTCTGTCGCTGTTCACGCCTCGCCGCGAACAGCTTGAACCGGCGTTGCTGGCGCGCAGTTTTGTCGCCGATCTGCTGCGCTGGCCGCCACAACCGTTGCTTGCCTTGCAGGATGAACTGCACAACCGTTTCGGCATCGATTTACGGCAGATCTGGGCGTTCAGCTACATGCGCCGCGCGTTGCTGCCCGTGCTGGCGCTGGTCGCTGTGGTGGCCTGGCTGCTGACCGGCATTCATGAAACTCCACTGCAAGGTCGGGGCATTTATGAGCGGTTCGGCAAACCGGTGCAGGTGTTCGGCCCCGGCCTGCACGTCGGCTGGCCCTGGCCGTTAGGGCGGGTGTTGAGCGTTGAGAATGGCGTGGTGCATGAGCTGGCCACCAGCGTCGGCGCCAATCCTGCGCCGGCCTCACTCGATCCCGCTGAAGGCCCGGCACCGCTTGCGGCCAACCGGTTGTGGGACGCCAGTCATGTCAACGATAAGTCGCAGGTGATTGCCAGCAGCCGGGGCGGGCAACAGAGCTTCCAGATCGTCAACATGGACGTGCGCTTCGTTTACCGGATCGGTCTGGACGATCAAGCGGCCCTGGCCGCTACCTACAATCACGCCGATGTACCGACGTTGATTCGCAGCACCGCCAGTCGAATTCTGGTGCACGACTTTGCCTCGCGCACGCTGGACGGTTTGCTCGGACAGGACCGGGTCGGTCTGGCCGAGGAAATCGGTCGCGCGGTGCAAAGCGACCTGAAGACACTCGACAGCGGGGTGGAAATACTCGCCACGGTCGTCGAAGCCATTCATCCACCCGCCGGCGCGGCGAATGCTTACCACGGCGTGCAAGCGGCGCAGATTGGCGCGCAGGCGCTGATCGCCCGGGAACGCGGTGCCGCCGCGCAAGCCAGCAATCAGGCGCAGTTGCAAGCCACGCTTGCGCGCGACAAAGCCAGCGCCAGCGCCCGCGAGAATCAGGCCACCGCGCAAGCGGCTGACCTTAAATTCAGCGCCGAGCAAAAAGCCTACGCCAGTGCCGGTCAGGCTTTTGTGCTGGAACAATACTTCGCGCAACTCAGCCAGGGCCTGGGCAAGGCCAAACTGTTGCTGCTCGACCACCGTCTGGGCGGCAGCAGCAATGCGCCGACCATCGACCTGCGTACGTTTACGCTGCCGGCTGATCCGACGCCCGCGCGCACCACCGTTCAACCAGGAGTCGCCCCTTGAGCCAGTCGCCCACTCACGACCATCACGATCACAGCGGTCACGCTCATCACCACGGCGGGCACCACCATCATGGGCATCATCACCACGGTGCAGGGGAGGAAGCGGCGGGACCGTTTCCCTGGCGGCGCATGGCATGGGCGGCGCTGTTGGTCGCGTTTGCGCTGGCGGCCGCAAGCCTGGTGCAAGTGCGTTCCGGTGAAGCGACTGTGATTACCCGTTTCGGCAATCCTGCGCGGGTCCTGCTTGATCCGGGCCTGAGCGGGCGCTGGCCGGCACCGTTCGAAGCGGCAATTCCTGTCGACCTGCGCCTGCGGACCACCTCCAGTGGCTTGCAGGATGTCGGCACGCGCGACGGCTTGCGCATCATCGTGCAGGCTTACGTGGCGTGGCAGGTGCAGGGCGATCCGGACAACGTACAGCGCTTTATGCGTGCGGTGCAGAATCAGCCGGACGAAGCCGCGCGGCAGATTCGGACCTTCATCGGTTCTGCGCTGGAGACCACTGCCAGCAGTTTTGATCTGGCCAGTCTGGTCAACACCGATGCCAGTCAGGTGCGCATCGGCGATTTCGAGGCGCAGTTGCGCCAGCAGATTGATCAGCAGTTGCTCGCCACTTATGGCGTGCGTGTGTTGCAGGTCGGCGTTGAGCGGCTGACATTGCCGTCCGTAACGCTCACGGCCACGGTCGACCGGATGCGCGCCGAGCGTGAAACCATCGCCACGGAGCGCACCGCGATCGGCAAACGCGAAGCGGCGCAGATTCGCTCTGCTGCCGAGCGCGACGCACGCATCGTCCAAGCAGACGCGACGGTGCAGGCCGCCGAGATCGAAGCGCAGTCGCGTGTCGAAGCCGCGCAGATTTACGGCCGCGCCTACGCCAGCTCACCGCAGCTCTACAACTTGCTGCGCTCGCTGGATACCCTCGGCACCATCGTTACCCCTGACACCAAATTGATTTTGCGTACTGACGCCGCACCTTTCCGCGTACTGGTAGACGGCCCGCCGACACTGGACAGCAAAGCCGGGTCGCAGCCATGAATGATGAAGTTCCACGTGGAACACCCATAACGAACAGTCCGTGGATTCAGGCCGGACGTTTGGCTTTTTTAGCCCTGTATGCGGTGACGGTGCTGGCCGCGCTGGCTTGGGCATTCTCCAACGTCCGGCAGATTGATCCGCAATATCGCGCAGTTGTTTTGCACTTCGGCGCCCTCGACCGGGTGCAAAATGCCGGTCTGTTGCTGGCTTGGCCACAGCCGTTCGAGCAGGTGGTTTTGCTGCCGGCAGCGGATCGGGTGATTGAGCGCCGAGTCGAGAATCTGCTGCGCAGCGATGAAGCGCTAAAGGCCGATCGAGTCGCGTCCTTTGCCACACCGTTGAGCGATGCGCTGGCCGGCTCCGGTTATCTGTTGACCGGTGATGCCGGTGTGGTGCAACTGGATGTGCGAGTGTTCTACAAAGTCACCGACCCCTATGATTTCGTCCTGCAGGCCGATCACGTGCTGCCGGCACTCGACAGATTGGTGACGCGCAGTGCGGTGGCGCTCACCGCTGCCCGTGACCTGGATACCATTCTGGTCGCTCGCCCGGAATTGCTCGGATCTGACAATCAGGCCGCCGAGCGCCGCGAACGCCTGCGTGGCGATCTGGTCCACGGCATCAACCAACGCTTGGCCGAACTGAAGGCAGCGGGGCAGGGTATCGGTATTGAAGTGGCGCGGGTCGATGTGCAATCGAGCTTGCCGGATCCCGCCGTCAGCGCGTTCAACGCGGTTCTGACGGCCAGTCAGCAAGCTGACAAGGCAGTCGCCAATGCGCGCACCGACGCCGAAAAAGTCACCCAGATGGCCAACGAACAGGCCGATCGAACCCGCCAAGTGGCCCACGCGCAAGCCGGCGAACGTTTGGCCAAGGCCAGCGCCGACACGGCCACCGTGTTGAGCCTGGGCAATACCCGGGATCCGCAATTGCTCCTGCGTTTCTACCGTGAGCGCATGCCGAAAACTCTTGGTCAGGCCGGTTCCGTGACCACAGTCGACCCGAAAGACGATTCCCGCCTGATCATTCAGGGAGCCAGCCAATGACTGCATCCACCGCTGCACCGAGTCTGTTGTCCTCGGCCGAGCAACGCCGCGCCGCCCGTCAACTGACCCTGGCGATGCTGGCGCTCGGTCTGCTGGGCCTCGGTCTGATCTGGCGCTGGCTGCTGCCGGAGCAGACCGGCGTCAGTCAGTTGCTGCTCGGCGTCGCTTCGTTGTTGGTGGCCGTCCCGGTGATGCGTTCGGCCTGGTACAGCCTGCGGTATCCGAGTCTGCACGGCATCACCGATCAATTAATCGCCCTGGCGATGTTGGGCGCGTGGGCGACCGGCGATCTGCTGACCGCTGCGTTGCTGCCGATCATC
Proteins encoded in this window:
- a CDS encoding LysE family translocator; its protein translation is MANLWLFFLALAVVFLLPGPDMILLLQTGARQGRGAALATAVGLAVARACHVALAALGMAALFKAAPWTFEVVRLAGAAYLLWLGIQCLRSTLLPSLNTDKAGDTHGQWREAIRRGLLTNLLNPKALLFCSVLLPQFIVNDGASVLSQFAGLGLLLVGVGLLFDSAYALAGAALGRWLQHNPTAQRVQQWLFGSLLIGFAVRLAFVQQA
- a CDS encoding Lrp/AsnC family transcriptional regulator, giving the protein MKLDAFDRKILAALQRNGRLSNIELADEIGLSASPCLRRVRILEEAGVIRGYQANLDRDEVGLGLTVFVGVKVERHNDQQAEAFYAAVTALPEVISAFLVSGESDFLLQVVVPDLRAYDRFLSGCLLKLPGVSDIRSNFAIHTVKAPGPLPLGHLPL
- the lpdA gene encoding dihydrolipoyl dehydrogenase, encoding MSNYDVVILGGGPGGYNAAIRAGQLGLKAACVEGRATLGGTCLNVGCMPSKALLHASELYDAAMGAEFANLGIEVKPTLNLAQMMKQKDQSVTGLTKGIEFLFRKNKVDWIKGWGHIDGPGKVTVTDDQGGKIGLTAKDIIIATGSEPTPLPGVEIDNQRILDSTGALSLSEVPKHLVVIGAGVIGLELGSVWRRLGAQVTVIEYLDRICPGVDGEAGKTLQRELSKQGIAFKLSAKVTGATTSATGVQLSVEPAAGGSAELLEADYVLVAIGRRPYTQGLGLENVGLSTDKRGMLANQQHRTEAPGVWVIGDVTSGPMLAHKAEDEAMACVEQIHGKAGEVNYTLIPNVIYTKPELASVGKTEEQLKAEGRAYKVGKFPFTANSRAKINHETEGFAKVLADERTDEVLGVHLVGPSVSEMIGEFCVAMEFSASAEDIALTCHPHPTRSEALRQAAMNVEGMATQM
- the hflK gene encoding protease modulator HflK, giving the protein MQVDLQVDGTSVSALPRFQQAAMQGRRLRRLAFGLGTLAGGSWALALLVALFAAQSLWIPWLVNQGAALWLLVAGLQSAWRVTQWRARVITPVEAPPSQDEPVPPEGWYERLLDRLSQRGAQALDQIGPATLWLGGWAVLVLLGIEQVWDLTLPSAALGVSASVGAALALSLAFGLLVVERQLAQEHPAQWPEAAALARLVRVPIISLVLGGLCLLFASEGAIWPVRLAVLIGLLPSLVAIELLLRAVLSLFTPRREQLEPALLARSFVADLLRWPPQPLLALQDELHNRFGIDLRQIWAFSYMRRALLPVLALVAVVAWLLTGIHETPLQGRGIYERFGKPVQVFGPGLHVGWPWPLGRVLSVENGVVHELATSVGANPAPASLDPAEGPAPLAANRLWDASHVNDKSQVIASSRGGQQSFQIVNMDVRFVYRIGLDDQAALAATYNHADVPTLIRSTASRILVHDFASRTLDGLLGQDRVGLAEEIGRAVQSDLKTLDSGVEILATVVEAIHPPAGAANAYHGVQAAQIGAQALIARERGAAAQASNQAQLQATLARDKASASARENQATAQAADLKFSAEQKAYASAGQAFVLEQYFAQLSQGLGKAKLLLLDHRLGGSSNAPTIDLRTFTLPADPTPARTTVQPGVAP
- the hflC gene encoding protease modulator HflC, with the protein product MSQSPTHDHHDHSGHAHHHGGHHHHGHHHHGAGEEAAGPFPWRRMAWAALLVAFALAAASLVQVRSGEATVITRFGNPARVLLDPGLSGRWPAPFEAAIPVDLRLRTTSSGLQDVGTRDGLRIIVQAYVAWQVQGDPDNVQRFMRAVQNQPDEAARQIRTFIGSALETTASSFDLASLVNTDASQVRIGDFEAQLRQQIDQQLLATYGVRVLQVGVERLTLPSVTLTATVDRMRAERETIATERTAIGKREAAQIRSAAERDARIVQADATVQAAEIEAQSRVEAAQIYGRAYASSPQLYNLLRSLDTLGTIVTPDTKLILRTDAAPFRVLVDGPPTLDSKAGSQP
- the hflK gene encoding protease modulator HflK, whose product is MNDEVPRGTPITNSPWIQAGRLAFLALYAVTVLAALAWAFSNVRQIDPQYRAVVLHFGALDRVQNAGLLLAWPQPFEQVVLLPAADRVIERRVENLLRSDEALKADRVASFATPLSDALAGSGYLLTGDAGVVQLDVRVFYKVTDPYDFVLQADHVLPALDRLVTRSAVALTAARDLDTILVARPELLGSDNQAAERRERLRGDLVHGINQRLAELKAAGQGIGIEVARVDVQSSLPDPAVSAFNAVLTASQQADKAVANARTDAEKVTQMANEQADRTRQVAHAQAGERLAKASADTATVLSLGNTRDPQLLLRFYRERMPKTLGQAGSVTTVDPKDDSRLIIQGASQ